TGAATATTTCCGGCGCAAACATGCATTTGCCCATTTCTTCAGCCAAGGGAGCATAATCAACGCAGCTTAGTCCCTTGCCTAACTCGACATCCGGCAAAAACAGGTTCCACAATCCCTCTGCCTTGGCTTTTTCTTTCAGTACATTGATCTGAGGATGTACCTGCCATTTTTGCCAGTCACCATGATCATTCAACTTGTGATTTTCTTGTAACAACTGAGCTTCAACCGGGAACACATGCTGTTCCATAAAAGCTTTCACTCTTGCCAGATAATCCTGACATATTTCGCTATGCTCAAAATTCATCGTCTGTCTCGTATTAACGTGCTCTAGCCATATTAAAGGTTTTTGTTAATGAATAGAGTGAAATATACTATGAAACCATTATGAATCATTTTCACAATGAAAGAGAAAACTGAGGCAACGAATGCAACAACTCGATCTAAATCTGCTGAAAGTCTTCGAGAGCTTATACCGGGAACAGAATATGACCCGAACGGCAGATATTCTGAATATCACACCATCGGCAGTAAGCCACGCCGTTAAACGCCTAAGAGATTCATTGAACGACCCTCTATTTGTGCGTCAAGGCGCAAGTATGCAACCTACCCCGGCTTGTCGTCGAATTGCACCTCAACTGCTCGCCAACTTACATCAGCTCAGAAAAACCCTACAACAGTTGATGGATTTTGACCCTGCAACCACAGAGCAAACCTTTAATCTGGCGATTCATAGTGCGCTGGAACCTTTATTTATTCCTTATCTATACCCAGAGCTACATAAATTAGCCCCCAAAGCGACGCTTATTTGCAAGCCTCTAGACAGAAACAAACTACAAAGAGAAATGGCAGCCGGGCTGGTAGATGTTGCCATTGATGTCGCGCAACCCTTGGGCTCACCTATTCAGCACTTGCAGCTTTCCAGAGCGCCCTTTAGTGTTTTGATGAAACGAGCACATCCTTTAGCTAACGCACTGACGCAAGAGAATTATCTGGAAGCACAGCATATTGCCGTCTCCAATCGAGCCAAAGGCATGGTAATGGAAGATATCGCTTTGCAGCAGCAAGGGCTAATACGACACATAGCGATGCGCTGCCAAACCTTTCAAACCGCCTGCAAAATTGTAGAAAACAGTGAACTGTTGTTGACGCTGCCCGGCATCATCGCCCAACAAAATCTGAGCGAGCAATTAATTGTCACGCCTTTACATCTCTCACTCCCGGATATTGAAACTCACTTATATTGGCATGAAAACACCACCCACGATGCTTCGTTACAGTGGTTTAGGGAGCAAGTGCAAAAACAATGGGAAAGCGTTGATGATGGCGAATAACTCGGTGTAATTCCATCTTGGAGCTTATGAAGCTTGGAATTTATGAAGAGCGACGCTACAAAAATAAAGAGAATCAGGCAATAACGTGTAATCCATGCTGAACTCCGCCAAAATAGTCAAATTTCTTTTCAAAGAACAAAGTGCTCTTGATCTGCGCCACCAGGTGTACCGGATTCATCTGCATATAACAAATACATATAGTCCCTTTATGATTCGTTAAGCTAAAAACAAAATTTAAGAAGATAGAAAGGAGTAGGCGGAGGAAAGGGCAACAGCCCAGCAAACCACAATAAGGCAGCCTGCCAATCCAGATTGTTTCCAACCGCGAAAAAATTCTAGGAAAACACGATTAATATTGCAAGCACTATTTTTGTACGAAATATATGCCTCATTCACCTGAGTATTAAACCTCAGGAAGAGTCTTATTTCCGCTTCCCGAGGTTAGTATTCAAATCAAATATAATCCAAAAACCACTAAAACTTACTCCGCAAAATGCGCAGCCAATTCCTCGCTGCCACCAATATGCTTACCGCCAATGAAAACTTGCGGTACAGTTTCGCGTCCAGTCACGGCCTTTAATGAGGTTAAAGTGGCGTCTTTACCTAATACAATCTCTTCATAACGAACGCCTTTTTCATCCAATAAAGCTTTTGCTCTGGTGCAGTAACCACAACCCGGCTTGGTAAAGATAGACACAGGCTCGGGTGCTTTTGCTTGTGGATTTATGTAATGCAACATGGTGTCAGCGTCTGACACCTCAAACGGATCGCCTGCTACATCAGGTTCGATAAACATTTTTTCAATCACACCATCTTTCACCAACATGGAATAGCGCCAGCTACGCTCGCCGAAGCCCAAATCCTGCTTGTCGACCAGCATCCCCATTCCTCGTGTAAAGTCGCCATTGCCATCAGGGATCAATGTCACATTGTCTGATTCCTGATCGGCTGCCCAAGCGTTCATAACAAAGGTGTCGTTTACGGAAACACAGACAATTTCATCAACACCATTTTGCTTGAAGGTGTCTGCCAATTCGTTAAAACGTGGCAAATGGGTAGATGAACAGGTTGGGGTAAAAGCGCCCGGCAAAGAAAACAAAACCACTGTGCGCCCGTTAAAAATGTCGTCGGTTGTACGCAATTTCCATTCATTGTTGTCTCGGATTTTAAACACGACACGCGGTACAACTTGACCTTCTCTGTTTTGTAATTTCTGACTCATAATCACTTCCTCTAAAAACGGATAATTAAATTGAATAGGTTTTACTTAACTGCTGGAGACAAGTTTAGGAGAATAAGAAATTTATAAAAAATGATTAAAACACATCATCAAAATCTATTTATTAGATTAATAAGCTAGAAAGGCAAAAAGAATGAGAAATTGAACGTAATGGAAAGCAATTCAATGTATGAATCAAAACAACTACATGTGATTGCGGTCAAGCCACCAGCCCATTACACTAGCTCTCAAACAGGCCAAATTTAGGTCGCAAACACAGTAAAGTCATGAGCACAGTCATCACAGACATATCAAGCTTAGTCGGATTTCATCTTTGTAAGCGACTGCTTGCCAAAGGTGAGAATGTTATTGGGGTGTACTCAGGTGAAAACGCATCAGGCTCTGAGAGCAATCGCTCAAACAAAAGCTCTTATAGAATCAATGCGTTACGTAACAGTGCCAATGCCCATCACTTGCAACTACATGAACTGGATTTATTGCAAACGTCACCCATTGAAGCAGTATTAGCGCAACATCAGCCAGCCACCGTTATCCATTTAAGCGAATTTAGCAACAGTATCCATAATGCCCAGCAGGTACTTTGCAAAACCATGAACGTGTTGCATGCTTGCCATCAAAACCAGATCCAACATTGCATTCTTAATTCCAGTAGCGACGTGTATTTGCCTCACTTGCATAACAGTATGTCGGTTCATGAACTGGCTGAACATCCACATTCTATTGTTGGTGCGACTGCACGTTCAAATGAACTGTTTGCTCACAGCATAAGCCATACACACCAACTTCCTTGCACGATTGTTCGATTATTTGAAGTCTACGGGGAAGAGGCTGACAGTTCGAATCTGGTGCAAAGGTTTTGGGATCTCATTCAACGAGGTGAAGACGTTAATATCTCGACTTATCTAGGCGTTGAGTTCGACTTCACTTATGTCGACGATGTTTGCAATACGCTGCTAAGGCTAATGGAACACCCGGCAAAACCCGACCCGGAATGGCTTCCTGACGATGAACACCTCAACAGCAGTGATGCGCCCTGGAGGATATACAACAGCGGCACGGGTGTGGGAACAGATGTATTAGGGTTAGTCGAGCTGTTGGAAGTCGTTCTGGAAAAGAAAGCCAGTATAAAAGCATCCAGTGAAGTTCAAACGGTAAAAACTGAGATACCATTCAAACAACTGGCAGATAATACCGAGCTATTGCAAGAAACTGGATATCAACCCAGAACCACTCTGAGAGAAGGCTTGGCAAATATGAAACAAGCCCTATCTTCTCTTTAACTTGCTTATCTTTAACCTGAATCTCTTTAACCTAAGAACATTACCCAAAGCATGACTTCGTTAATCAAACTGATCCTGACACTTGCCCTGATATTCATCAGTATCTTTCTACTGCTGAACACAACGGGCATAGTCACGCTGGACAAGATCAAGGTCTGGCTATCTGTTGCTCAGAATATCTCACCGGTTTATGTGGTCGCTCTTGTGGTTGGGTTGCTGATTGTGGATTTAATCATTTCAGTGCCAACACTGGCACTGACCATACTCAGCGGTTTCTTCCTTGGCGCGGCGATGGGAGCAAGTGCCGCCATTGCGGGGTTGTTATTGTCGGGTTCACTGGGATATTGGCTGAGCTACCACTACGGTGAGCGCTACCTGGGTTGGGTGCTGAAACATCCAG
Above is a window of Paraneptunicella aestuarii DNA encoding:
- a CDS encoding TVP38/TMEM64 family protein — encoded protein: MTSLIKLILTLALIFISIFLLLNTTGIVTLDKIKVWLSVAQNISPVYVVALVVGLLIVDLIISVPTLALTILSGFFLGAAMGASAAIAGLLLSGSLGYWLSYHYGERYLGWVLKHPEARQEATQSFEKHGTTMIFLSRAVPMLPEISACMAGVTRMPYRKFIAAWLVGCVPYCIIASYAGSISTIENPTPAIIGAVALMTSLWLGWLYFKKRQ
- a CDS encoding NAD-dependent epimerase/dehydratase family protein, whose product is MSTVITDISSLVGFHLCKRLLAKGENVIGVYSGENASGSESNRSNKSSYRINALRNSANAHHLQLHELDLLQTSPIEAVLAQHQPATVIHLSEFSNSIHNAQQVLCKTMNVLHACHQNQIQHCILNSSSDVYLPHLHNSMSVHELAEHPHSIVGATARSNELFAHSISHTHQLPCTIVRLFEVYGEEADSSNLVQRFWDLIQRGEDVNISTYLGVEFDFTYVDDVCNTLLRLMEHPAKPDPEWLPDDEHLNSSDAPWRIYNSGTGVGTDVLGLVELLEVVLEKKASIKASSEVQTVKTEIPFKQLADNTELLQETGYQPRTTLREGLANMKQALSSL
- a CDS encoding glutathione peroxidase — its product is MSQKLQNREGQVVPRVVFKIRDNNEWKLRTTDDIFNGRTVVLFSLPGAFTPTCSSTHLPRFNELADTFKQNGVDEIVCVSVNDTFVMNAWAADQESDNVTLIPDGNGDFTRGMGMLVDKQDLGFGERSWRYSMLVKDGVIEKMFIEPDVAGDPFEVSDADTMLHYINPQAKAPEPVSIFTKPGCGYCTRAKALLDEKGVRYEEIVLGKDATLTSLKAVTGRETVPQVFIGGKHIGGSEELAAHFAE
- a CDS encoding LysR family transcriptional regulator produces the protein MQQLDLNLLKVFESLYREQNMTRTADILNITPSAVSHAVKRLRDSLNDPLFVRQGASMQPTPACRRIAPQLLANLHQLRKTLQQLMDFDPATTEQTFNLAIHSALEPLFIPYLYPELHKLAPKATLICKPLDRNKLQREMAAGLVDVAIDVAQPLGSPIQHLQLSRAPFSVLMKRAHPLANALTQENYLEAQHIAVSNRAKGMVMEDIALQQQGLIRHIAMRCQTFQTACKIVENSELLLTLPGIIAQQNLSEQLIVTPLHLSLPDIETHLYWHENTTHDASLQWFREQVQKQWESVDDGE